Proteins from a genomic interval of Denticeps clupeoides chromosome 20, fDenClu1.1, whole genome shotgun sequence:
- the col8a2 gene encoding collagen alpha-2(VIII) chain isoform X3 yields the protein MILSLQCVLLMLGGHVLGGGYPPMPQMKYMQPMMKGPIGPPFREGKGQYPEFPSMMDIKGEPGPQGKPGPRGPPGSPGLPGKPGIGKPGINGQTGSPGQSGLPGIGKPGLPGLPGKIGPKGNPGNGGEIGPRGAPGPMGLPGPPGLPGPIGIPLNGKPGLPGGRGPPGSRGEQGLKGSRGVPGERGIKGENGNGTPGPSGPRGPSGPQGLPGTPGAPGLGKPGLDGIPGPKGVKGEQGAPGQSGPPGEVGAPGPQGQPGPNGLGSPGISGLPGEPGKIGPKGEQGQRGSPGLPGASSYGKPGLSGIKGDKGPSGLPGLPGDKGEPGLDGLPGENGPVGQPGPPGLQGPMGMPGKYGLPGLKGELGPQGPPGLPGLRGDQGPPGLSGKAGIPGEKGIPGLNGATGKPGPKGEGGHIGLPGNPGPTGVAGPKGESGIPGPPGPRGQSGIPGIQGPSGHMGPQGIPGIKGESGLPGPQGLGKQGERGTPGPQGPPGKPGLPGIKGNSGERGPPGPPGPPGQPQNGITTVAGLGGQEVPNGKQVQVNGATLLSTGAPAFTAILSTPFPPSGMPIKFDKTLHNGRNAYNPATGIFTCPVSGVYYFAYHVHVKGTSLWVALYKNNVPATYTYDEYKKGYMDQASGSAVLELKESDQVWVQMPSDQANGLYSTEYIHSSFSGFLLCLT from the exons ATGATACTGTCCCTGCAGTGTGTTCTGCTGATGCTGGGAGGGCATGTGCTGGGTGGCGGATACCCCCCAATGCCCCAGATGAAGTACATGCAGCCAATGATGAAAGGGCCCATTGGACCCCCATTCAGAGAGGGGAAGGGGCAGTACCCAG AGTTTCCATCAATGATGGACATCAAGGGTGAACCTGGACCTCAAGGAAAACCAGGACCAAGAGGTCCACCTGGTTCCCCTGGTCTACCAGGGAAACCAGGAATTGGAAAACCAGGCATAAATGGTCAAACAGGTTCTCCTGGACAATCTGGTTTACCCGGTATTGGCAAACCAGGTCTACCAGGGTTACCAGGAAAAATAGGACCAAAAGGTAATCCAGGAAATGGTGGTGAAATTGGTCCTCGTGGAGCACCAGGTCCAATGGGATTGCCTGGGCCACCAGGTTTACCAGGACCAATAGGCATACCTTTAAATGGCAAACCAGGGCTCCCAGGAGGAAGGGGTCCCCCTGGATCTAGAGGAGAACAAGGGCTGAAAGGAAGCCGTGGAGTTCCTGGAGAGCGTGGAATCAAGGGAGAAAATGGCAATGGCACACCAGGGCCATCTGGTCCAAGAGGCCCTAGTGGTCCCCAAGGGCTTCCTGGAACTCCAGGGGCTCCTGGTTTAGGAAAACCAGGGTTAGATGGAATTCCTGGACCAAAAGGAGTTAAAGGAGAACAAGGGGCACCAGGACAATCAGGCCCTCCAGGAGAGGTTGGTGCTCCTGGTCCACAAGGTCAGCCAGGTCCAAATGGATTGGGGAGTCCAGGTATTAGTGGTTTACCAGGGGAACCAGGTAAGATTGGGCCAAAAGGTGAACAGGGCCAGAGGGGCTCTCCTGGGTTACCCGGAGCATCTAGTTATGGTAAACCAGGGTTGTCTGGAATAAAGGGCGATAAAGGCCCTTCTGGGCTTCCAGGGCTGCCTGGTGACAAGGGAGAACCTGGGTTAGATGGTCTGCCTGGAGAAAATGGTCCAGTGGGACAGCCAGGGCCTCCAGGGCTTCAAGGTCCTATGGGAATGCCAGGAAAATATGGTCTACCTGGGCTGAAGGGAGAGCTTGGTCCTCAAGGTCCTCCAGGATTACCAGGTTTAAGAGGAGACCAGGGCCCCCCTGGACTGTCTGGGAAAGCTGGAATTCCAGGAGAGAAGGGTATCCCTGGTCTAAATGGAGCCACAGGGAAACCAGGACCTAAGGGTGAGGGTGGCCACATTGGCTTGCCTGGGAACCCTGGGCCTACAGGTGTAGCAGGACCCAAAGGAGAGTCCGGCATACCAGGACCGCCTGGGCCTAGAGGCCAATCTGGAATTCCTGGTATCCAAGGTCCATCAGGTCACATGGGCCCACAGGGAATCCCAGGAATTAAAGGAGAGTCTGGATTACCAGGGCCACAGGGTTTGGGAAAACAAGGAGAAAGGGGTACACCTGGCCCACAAGGTCCACCAGGAAAACCAGGGCTTCCAGGGATTaaaggaaactctggtgaacgAGGTCCACCAGGTCCACCAGGTCCACCTGGACAACCTCAGAATGGGATAACAACTGTTGCTGGACTTGGTGGACAGGAGGTTCCAAATGGAAAGCAAGTACAAGTGAATGGTGCAACACTGTTGTCAACTGGTGCTCCTGCTTTTACTGCCATCCTTAGTACACCTTTCCCTCCTTCTGGAATGCCCATAAAATTTGACAAGACACTGCACAATGGACGCAATGCTTACAACCCTGCCACTGGCATCTTCACCTGTCCTGTTTCTGGAGTTTACTACTTTGCTTACCATGTGCATGTAAAAGGAACCAGTCTCTGGGTGGCACTATACAAGAACAATGTGCCTGCTACATACACCTATGATGAGTACAAGAAGGGTTACATGGACCAGGCGTCAGGAAGTGCTGTATTGGAGCTTAAAGAGAGTGACCAGGTCTGGGTTCAAATGCCCTCTGATCAAGCAAATGGGTTGTACTCTACCGAATACATTCATTCATCCTTCTCAGGATTTCTGCTGTGCCTGACATAA
- the col8a2 gene encoding collagen alpha-2(VIII) chain isoform X2, which produces MPSCIVMPCRCCRRTINMILSLQCVLLMLGGHVLGGGYPPMPQMKYMQPMMKGPIGPPFREGKGQYPEFPSMMDIKGEPGPQGKPGPRGPPGSPGLPGKPGIGKPGINGQTGSPGQSGLPGIGKPGLPGLPGKIGPKGNPGNGGEIGPRGAPGPMGLPGPPGLPGPIGIPLNGKPGLPGGRGPPGSRGEQGLKGSRGVPGERGIKGENGNGTPGPSGPRGPSGPQGLPGTPGAPGLGKPGLDGIPGPKGVKGEQGAPGQSGPPGEVGAPGPQGQPGPNGLGSPGISGLPGEPGKIGPKGEQGQRGSPGLPGASSYGKPGLSGIKGDKGPSGLPGLPGDKGEPGLDGLPGENGPVGQPGPPGLQGPMGMPGKYGLPGLKGELGPQGPPGLPGLRGDQGPPGLSGKAGIPGEKGIPGLNGATGKPGPKGEGGHIGLPGNPGPTGVAGPKGESGIPGPPGPRGQSGIPGIQGPSGHMGPQGIPGIKGESGLPGPQGLGKQGERGTPGPQGPPGKPGLPGIKGNSGERGPPGPPGPPGQPQNGITTVAGLGGQEVPNGKQVQVNGATLLSTGAPAFTAILSTPFPPSGMPIKFDKTLHNGRNAYNPATGIFTCPVSGVYYFAYHVHVKGTSLWVALYKNNVPATYTYDEYKKGYMDQASGSAVLELKESDQVWVQMPSDQANGLYSTEYIHSSFSGFLLCLT; this is translated from the exons ATGCCCAGCTGTATTGTCATGCCATGTCG GTGCTGTAGGAGGACTATAAACATGATACTGTCCCTGCAGTGTGTTCTGCTGATGCTGGGAGGGCATGTGCTGGGTGGCGGATACCCCCCAATGCCCCAGATGAAGTACATGCAGCCAATGATGAAAGGGCCCATTGGACCCCCATTCAGAGAGGGGAAGGGGCAGTACCCAG AGTTTCCATCAATGATGGACATCAAGGGTGAACCTGGACCTCAAGGAAAACCAGGACCAAGAGGTCCACCTGGTTCCCCTGGTCTACCAGGGAAACCAGGAATTGGAAAACCAGGCATAAATGGTCAAACAGGTTCTCCTGGACAATCTGGTTTACCCGGTATTGGCAAACCAGGTCTACCAGGGTTACCAGGAAAAATAGGACCAAAAGGTAATCCAGGAAATGGTGGTGAAATTGGTCCTCGTGGAGCACCAGGTCCAATGGGATTGCCTGGGCCACCAGGTTTACCAGGACCAATAGGCATACCTTTAAATGGCAAACCAGGGCTCCCAGGAGGAAGGGGTCCCCCTGGATCTAGAGGAGAACAAGGGCTGAAAGGAAGCCGTGGAGTTCCTGGAGAGCGTGGAATCAAGGGAGAAAATGGCAATGGCACACCAGGGCCATCTGGTCCAAGAGGCCCTAGTGGTCCCCAAGGGCTTCCTGGAACTCCAGGGGCTCCTGGTTTAGGAAAACCAGGGTTAGATGGAATTCCTGGACCAAAAGGAGTTAAAGGAGAACAAGGGGCACCAGGACAATCAGGCCCTCCAGGAGAGGTTGGTGCTCCTGGTCCACAAGGTCAGCCAGGTCCAAATGGATTGGGGAGTCCAGGTATTAGTGGTTTACCAGGGGAACCAGGTAAGATTGGGCCAAAAGGTGAACAGGGCCAGAGGGGCTCTCCTGGGTTACCCGGAGCATCTAGTTATGGTAAACCAGGGTTGTCTGGAATAAAGGGCGATAAAGGCCCTTCTGGGCTTCCAGGGCTGCCTGGTGACAAGGGAGAACCTGGGTTAGATGGTCTGCCTGGAGAAAATGGTCCAGTGGGACAGCCAGGGCCTCCAGGGCTTCAAGGTCCTATGGGAATGCCAGGAAAATATGGTCTACCTGGGCTGAAGGGAGAGCTTGGTCCTCAAGGTCCTCCAGGATTACCAGGTTTAAGAGGAGACCAGGGCCCCCCTGGACTGTCTGGGAAAGCTGGAATTCCAGGAGAGAAGGGTATCCCTGGTCTAAATGGAGCCACAGGGAAACCAGGACCTAAGGGTGAGGGTGGCCACATTGGCTTGCCTGGGAACCCTGGGCCTACAGGTGTAGCAGGACCCAAAGGAGAGTCCGGCATACCAGGACCGCCTGGGCCTAGAGGCCAATCTGGAATTCCTGGTATCCAAGGTCCATCAGGTCACATGGGCCCACAGGGAATCCCAGGAATTAAAGGAGAGTCTGGATTACCAGGGCCACAGGGTTTGGGAAAACAAGGAGAAAGGGGTACACCTGGCCCACAAGGTCCACCAGGAAAACCAGGGCTTCCAGGGATTaaaggaaactctggtgaacgAGGTCCACCAGGTCCACCAGGTCCACCTGGACAACCTCAGAATGGGATAACAACTGTTGCTGGACTTGGTGGACAGGAGGTTCCAAATGGAAAGCAAGTACAAGTGAATGGTGCAACACTGTTGTCAACTGGTGCTCCTGCTTTTACTGCCATCCTTAGTACACCTTTCCCTCCTTCTGGAATGCCCATAAAATTTGACAAGACACTGCACAATGGACGCAATGCTTACAACCCTGCCACTGGCATCTTCACCTGTCCTGTTTCTGGAGTTTACTACTTTGCTTACCATGTGCATGTAAAAGGAACCAGTCTCTGGGTGGCACTATACAAGAACAATGTGCCTGCTACATACACCTATGATGAGTACAAGAAGGGTTACATGGACCAGGCGTCAGGAAGTGCTGTATTGGAGCTTAAAGAGAGTGACCAGGTCTGGGTTCAAATGCCCTCTGATCAAGCAAATGGGTTGTACTCTACCGAATACATTCATTCATCCTTCTCAGGATTTCTGCTGTGCCTGACATAA
- the col8a2 gene encoding collagen alpha-2(VIII) chain isoform X1, whose translation MLDQHLVMESSRCCRRTINMILSLQCVLLMLGGHVLGGGYPPMPQMKYMQPMMKGPIGPPFREGKGQYPEFPSMMDIKGEPGPQGKPGPRGPPGSPGLPGKPGIGKPGINGQTGSPGQSGLPGIGKPGLPGLPGKIGPKGNPGNGGEIGPRGAPGPMGLPGPPGLPGPIGIPLNGKPGLPGGRGPPGSRGEQGLKGSRGVPGERGIKGENGNGTPGPSGPRGPSGPQGLPGTPGAPGLGKPGLDGIPGPKGVKGEQGAPGQSGPPGEVGAPGPQGQPGPNGLGSPGISGLPGEPGKIGPKGEQGQRGSPGLPGASSYGKPGLSGIKGDKGPSGLPGLPGDKGEPGLDGLPGENGPVGQPGPPGLQGPMGMPGKYGLPGLKGELGPQGPPGLPGLRGDQGPPGLSGKAGIPGEKGIPGLNGATGKPGPKGEGGHIGLPGNPGPTGVAGPKGESGIPGPPGPRGQSGIPGIQGPSGHMGPQGIPGIKGESGLPGPQGLGKQGERGTPGPQGPPGKPGLPGIKGNSGERGPPGPPGPPGQPQNGITTVAGLGGQEVPNGKQVQVNGATLLSTGAPAFTAILSTPFPPSGMPIKFDKTLHNGRNAYNPATGIFTCPVSGVYYFAYHVHVKGTSLWVALYKNNVPATYTYDEYKKGYMDQASGSAVLELKESDQVWVQMPSDQANGLYSTEYIHSSFSGFLLCLT comes from the exons GTGCTGTAGGAGGACTATAAACATGATACTGTCCCTGCAGTGTGTTCTGCTGATGCTGGGAGGGCATGTGCTGGGTGGCGGATACCCCCCAATGCCCCAGATGAAGTACATGCAGCCAATGATGAAAGGGCCCATTGGACCCCCATTCAGAGAGGGGAAGGGGCAGTACCCAG AGTTTCCATCAATGATGGACATCAAGGGTGAACCTGGACCTCAAGGAAAACCAGGACCAAGAGGTCCACCTGGTTCCCCTGGTCTACCAGGGAAACCAGGAATTGGAAAACCAGGCATAAATGGTCAAACAGGTTCTCCTGGACAATCTGGTTTACCCGGTATTGGCAAACCAGGTCTACCAGGGTTACCAGGAAAAATAGGACCAAAAGGTAATCCAGGAAATGGTGGTGAAATTGGTCCTCGTGGAGCACCAGGTCCAATGGGATTGCCTGGGCCACCAGGTTTACCAGGACCAATAGGCATACCTTTAAATGGCAAACCAGGGCTCCCAGGAGGAAGGGGTCCCCCTGGATCTAGAGGAGAACAAGGGCTGAAAGGAAGCCGTGGAGTTCCTGGAGAGCGTGGAATCAAGGGAGAAAATGGCAATGGCACACCAGGGCCATCTGGTCCAAGAGGCCCTAGTGGTCCCCAAGGGCTTCCTGGAACTCCAGGGGCTCCTGGTTTAGGAAAACCAGGGTTAGATGGAATTCCTGGACCAAAAGGAGTTAAAGGAGAACAAGGGGCACCAGGACAATCAGGCCCTCCAGGAGAGGTTGGTGCTCCTGGTCCACAAGGTCAGCCAGGTCCAAATGGATTGGGGAGTCCAGGTATTAGTGGTTTACCAGGGGAACCAGGTAAGATTGGGCCAAAAGGTGAACAGGGCCAGAGGGGCTCTCCTGGGTTACCCGGAGCATCTAGTTATGGTAAACCAGGGTTGTCTGGAATAAAGGGCGATAAAGGCCCTTCTGGGCTTCCAGGGCTGCCTGGTGACAAGGGAGAACCTGGGTTAGATGGTCTGCCTGGAGAAAATGGTCCAGTGGGACAGCCAGGGCCTCCAGGGCTTCAAGGTCCTATGGGAATGCCAGGAAAATATGGTCTACCTGGGCTGAAGGGAGAGCTTGGTCCTCAAGGTCCTCCAGGATTACCAGGTTTAAGAGGAGACCAGGGCCCCCCTGGACTGTCTGGGAAAGCTGGAATTCCAGGAGAGAAGGGTATCCCTGGTCTAAATGGAGCCACAGGGAAACCAGGACCTAAGGGTGAGGGTGGCCACATTGGCTTGCCTGGGAACCCTGGGCCTACAGGTGTAGCAGGACCCAAAGGAGAGTCCGGCATACCAGGACCGCCTGGGCCTAGAGGCCAATCTGGAATTCCTGGTATCCAAGGTCCATCAGGTCACATGGGCCCACAGGGAATCCCAGGAATTAAAGGAGAGTCTGGATTACCAGGGCCACAGGGTTTGGGAAAACAAGGAGAAAGGGGTACACCTGGCCCACAAGGTCCACCAGGAAAACCAGGGCTTCCAGGGATTaaaggaaactctggtgaacgAGGTCCACCAGGTCCACCAGGTCCACCTGGACAACCTCAGAATGGGATAACAACTGTTGCTGGACTTGGTGGACAGGAGGTTCCAAATGGAAAGCAAGTACAAGTGAATGGTGCAACACTGTTGTCAACTGGTGCTCCTGCTTTTACTGCCATCCTTAGTACACCTTTCCCTCCTTCTGGAATGCCCATAAAATTTGACAAGACACTGCACAATGGACGCAATGCTTACAACCCTGCCACTGGCATCTTCACCTGTCCTGTTTCTGGAGTTTACTACTTTGCTTACCATGTGCATGTAAAAGGAACCAGTCTCTGGGTGGCACTATACAAGAACAATGTGCCTGCTACATACACCTATGATGAGTACAAGAAGGGTTACATGGACCAGGCGTCAGGAAGTGCTGTATTGGAGCTTAAAGAGAGTGACCAGGTCTGGGTTCAAATGCCCTCTGATCAAGCAAATGGGTTGTACTCTACCGAATACATTCATTCATCCTTCTCAGGATTTCTGCTGTGCCTGACATAA